One segment of Candidatus Atribacteria bacterium ADurb.Bin276 DNA contains the following:
- the ahpD gene encoding Alkyl hydroperoxide reductase AhpD has protein sequence MFLLKELDELYNQFSDKAYEPKILDGKTKELIALACSIIVDCVPCIEHHYKKAVEYGVQEDEIMDAMGITMSVSAGSKRAKYQKLITELNK, from the coding sequence ATGTTCTTATTAAAAGAACTGGATGAATTGTATAACCAATTTTCAGACAAAGCTTATGAACCAAAGATTTTAGACGGAAAAACCAAAGAACTCATTGCTTTAGCCTGTTCAATTATAGTGGATTGTGTCCCTTGTATTGAGCATCATTATAAAAAAGCGGTTGAATATGGAGTCCAAGAAGATGAAATAATGGATGCAATGGGGATAACCATGTCTGTCAGCGCTGGAAGCAAGAGAGCTAAATATCAGAAGCTGATAACAGAGTTAAATAAATGA
- a CDS encoding Thioredoxin-like protein gives MRKIPGIPIFILISCFVISIPILAEEKVLTVEEVYLGLSSGPLRDAKLATLPDGILLRAGNLTIDQQQVDEKIAQSEPELQEQLKRNAFYVLEQAATYPILLSEAKKWMATQNIQSNNPNEDEHFKLYLESLVPPDLTISDQEAQIFYDQNHESFGEVSFNEVKETVIDYLLSQKKQEAINAYVRSLSQHLEIEVNADWVKVQSESALDNSVDQARRNGLPVMVDFGASGCVPCDMMAPILEELQMSLKEKCTILFTDVRIYQVLSARYQISNIPTQVFFDREGIEVFRHTGFFSKEEILDKLAELGVD, from the coding sequence ATGCGCAAGATTCCTGGTATACCCATATTCATATTAATCTCTTGTTTTGTTATCTCAATCCCAATTTTAGCCGAAGAAAAGGTACTCACCGTCGAAGAGGTCTACCTGGGTCTTAGTTCGGGACCATTGCGGGACGCTAAGTTAGCAACACTTCCGGATGGTATCCTATTAAGAGCTGGAAACCTCACCATTGACCAGCAGCAAGTTGATGAAAAAATTGCTCAATCAGAACCTGAACTCCAGGAACAGTTAAAAAGAAACGCCTTCTATGTTCTGGAACAAGCTGCTACCTATCCAATTCTTCTTTCTGAAGCGAAAAAATGGATGGCAACCCAGAATATTCAGTCCAATAATCCCAATGAGGATGAACACTTCAAGTTATACCTGGAAAGTTTAGTTCCTCCTGATCTTACCATATCCGATCAAGAAGCCCAGATTTTCTATGATCAAAACCATGAATCTTTTGGAGAAGTATCATTTAATGAAGTTAAGGAGACCGTGATTGATTACCTTCTTAGTCAAAAGAAACAAGAAGCCATTAATGCCTATGTTCGATCTTTAAGTCAACATTTGGAAATTGAAGTCAATGCCGATTGGGTGAAGGTGCAATCAGAAAGTGCATTGGACAATTCGGTTGATCAAGCACGTCGAAATGGCCTTCCGGTCATGGTTGACTTCGGTGCCAGTGGCTGTGTTCCCTGCGATATGATGGCGCCAATACTTGAAGAGCTTCAAATGAGTCTGAAAGAAAAATGTACCATCCTTTTCACCGATGTCCGAATTTATCAAGTCCTTTCCGCTCGCTACCAAATTTCCAATATTCCAACCCAGGTTTTTTTCGACCGAGAAGGTATCGAAGTTTTTCGCCATACCGGATTTTTCTCGAAAGAAGAAATTCTTGACAAGCTTGCCGAGCTGGGGGTCGATTAA
- a CDS encoding Sodium Bile acid symporter family protein yields MKEKDRSLGIFEKYLTLWVALCILLGVMIGQWIPVFPKAMSKLEVSRVSIPVAILIWLMIYPMMLQIDFASIKRSMKKPKGLVITLIVNWAIKPFTMLLLSWLFLKYIFAPYIGPVLGSQYVAGAILLGAAPCTAMVFVWSYLTKGDPAYTLVQVAINDLVILFLYAPIVIFQLGVARIQIPYDTVLLSVVLFVVIPLTLGYYTRKKLIEKKGLEWFEYNFLPGLKPWTIIGLLLTLILLFSYQGDVILKQPLHILLIAIPLTIQTYVIFFIGYLWAKKWKLEYAVAAPAGLIGASNFFELAVAVAISLFGLSSGAALATVVGVLEEVPIMLSLVFIANRTQHWFPKASKV; encoded by the coding sequence ATGAAAGAAAAGGACCGTTCTTTAGGTATTTTTGAAAAATATCTTACTCTGTGGGTTGCTCTCTGTATTCTATTAGGGGTTATGATAGGGCAGTGGATACCCGTTTTTCCTAAGGCAATGTCTAAACTCGAAGTCAGTCGAGTCTCGATTCCAGTTGCCATACTCATTTGGCTGATGATTTATCCAATGATGTTGCAGATCGATTTCGCCAGTATCAAGAGATCAATGAAAAAACCCAAAGGGCTGGTTATAACCCTTATTGTTAATTGGGCGATCAAGCCTTTCACCATGCTATTACTTTCCTGGTTATTTTTAAAATATATCTTTGCTCCCTATATTGGTCCTGTCCTGGGAAGCCAATACGTCGCCGGAGCTATCCTTCTTGGCGCAGCTCCATGTACCGCCATGGTCTTCGTCTGGAGCTATTTAACTAAAGGCGATCCGGCTTATACTCTGGTACAGGTGGCGATCAATGATTTGGTAATCCTCTTTCTCTATGCTCCCATTGTCATTTTCCAGCTGGGAGTGGCCCGGATCCAGATCCCTTATGACACTGTTCTCCTTTCGGTGGTGTTGTTTGTAGTGATACCACTTACCTTAGGCTATTATACCCGCAAAAAACTTATTGAGAAAAAGGGACTGGAATGGTTTGAATACAATTTTCTTCCCGGTTTGAAACCCTGGACCATCATCGGGCTTTTACTCACTTTAATTCTTCTTTTTTCATACCAGGGTGATGTTATTCTTAAGCAGCCTCTTCACATCCTGTTAATTGCCATTCCTCTGACTATTCAGACTTACGTTATTTTCTTTATTGGATATCTATGGGCTAAAAAATGGAAGCTTGAATATGCAGTCGCTGCTCCAGCTGGCCTTATTGGTGCCAGTAACTTCTTTGAACTGGCTGTTGCAGTTGCTATTTCTCTCTTTGGGTTGAGTTCCGGTGCGGCTCTGGCAACCGTTGTTGGAGTTCTTGAAGAAGTGCCGATAATGCTCAGCTTGGTCTTTATTGCCAATCGAACCCAACACTGGTTTCCAAAAGCTTCAAAAGTGTGA
- the trxA_2 gene encoding Thioredoxin, translating to MKPLLRKILIVALLIMAVVVTINLKGSKAISQKQQNLEVVGTELPKESTPVSIINEAGLPRFLELGADKCVPCKMMQPVLEELRREYPGKLQVDFVDVWKDPTQSQKYGILGIPTQILFDAHGNEVFRHSGFFPKDQILKKFEELGIALNKED from the coding sequence ATGAAACCTCTCTTACGAAAAATCCTTATTGTTGCCCTTTTGATAATGGCAGTGGTGGTGACTATTAATTTAAAGGGGAGTAAGGCTATCAGTCAAAAACAGCAGAACCTGGAGGTTGTTGGTACTGAGCTTCCAAAAGAATCAACCCCAGTTTCAATAATCAACGAAGCGGGGCTTCCCCGTTTCTTGGAACTTGGGGCGGACAAATGTGTTCCCTGCAAGATGATGCAACCGGTTCTGGAAGAACTTCGCCGGGAATATCCGGGAAAGCTTCAGGTTGATTTCGTCGATGTCTGGAAAGACCCAACCCAATCTCAGAAGTATGGAATTTTAGGCATTCCTACTCAGATATTGTTTGATGCTCATGGGAATGAAGTGTTCCGTCATTCTGGTTTTTTCCCCAAAGACCAAATTCTTAAAAAATTTGAGGAATTAGGTATTGCACTGAATAAGGAGGACTAA
- a CDS encoding Cytochrome C biogenesis protein transmembrane region, translating to MGELFATLTNAIEGSAAIALTAALIWGILSILLSPCHLASIPLIVGFITQQGKLTLHRAFWISTWFSLGILSTIAIIGIITASLGRMAGDIGGYGNYIVAVIFFIVGLSLLDVIPLNFGGPAQVKKTRGTGMTAAFLLGFFFGIALGPCTFAYMAPVLGATFRVGATTPLLAVGLLITYGIGHCAVIVLAGTFTQTVQKYLRWNETSMAANIVKKVCGVLVLFGGLYLIYTAP from the coding sequence ATGGGTGAACTTTTTGCCACCCTGACCAACGCCATTGAAGGGAGTGCCGCGATTGCCCTGACGGCAGCATTGATTTGGGGAATATTAAGCATTCTTTTAAGTCCCTGTCATCTCGCCAGCATTCCACTTATTGTCGGCTTTATCACTCAGCAGGGAAAGCTGACCCTACATCGGGCGTTTTGGATCAGCACCTGGTTTTCCCTCGGTATACTTTCGACTATTGCCATTATTGGTATTATCACAGCCAGCTTGGGGCGAATGGCAGGAGATATAGGAGGATATGGAAATTATATTGTTGCAGTGATCTTTTTCATTGTTGGTCTTTCACTGCTCGATGTTATTCCCCTCAACTTTGGAGGGCCAGCTCAAGTTAAAAAAACCAGGGGAACGGGGATGACGGCAGCCTTTCTCCTTGGTTTTTTCTTTGGGATAGCCTTAGGGCCCTGTACATTTGCCTATATGGCACCGGTTTTAGGAGCAACATTCCGGGTAGGAGCAACCACTCCTTTGCTAGCCGTTGGGCTTCTCATTACCTATGGAATAGGGCATTGTGCGGTGATTGTTTTAGCCGGAACCTTTACTCAGACCGTTCAGAAGTATCTGCGCTGGAATGAAACCTCAATGGCAGCGAATATCGTAAAGAAAGTCTGTGGAGTCTTAGTTCTTTTTGGCGGTTTGTATCTTATCTATACTGCACCTTAA
- a CDS encoding phosphodiesterase, translated as MKIAVLSDIHSNLPALKAVLRDIENLQPDKMICLGDLVGYAPFPNEVVSIIQSLNIPVIMGNYDQGVGNDLDDCGCAYRTDEERRLGVISIEWTKKMTTSENKRYLRNLLPRYQLTHGSYQLLFVHGSPRRINEYLFPDRPDENLVHTMMNESANVLICGHIHRPFSRKVQDVWFINDGSVGRPKDGDWRAGWVLLTILDNHALQIELRRCEYDLEILKTSYANSKLPTKYYLDLLPNKVL; from the coding sequence ATGAAAATTGCGGTTTTATCGGATATCCATTCGAATCTTCCGGCGCTGAAAGCCGTATTGCGAGATATTGAAAATCTCCAACCGGATAAAATGATCTGTTTAGGAGATTTAGTGGGATACGCGCCCTTCCCAAATGAGGTTGTCTCAATCATCCAATCACTCAATATCCCAGTTATTATGGGAAACTATGACCAGGGAGTTGGAAATGACCTGGATGATTGTGGGTGTGCGTATAGAACCGATGAAGAAAGAAGATTGGGAGTTATTTCTATCGAATGGACCAAAAAAATGACCACCTCGGAAAACAAAAGATATTTAAGAAATCTTCTCCCTCGCTATCAATTAACCCATGGATCCTATCAATTGCTTTTTGTTCATGGCAGCCCACGCCGAATCAATGAATACCTTTTTCCCGATCGACCCGACGAGAACCTTGTCCACACGATGATGAATGAGTCAGCCAATGTATTAATTTGTGGCCATATTCATCGTCCTTTTTCCCGCAAGGTCCAGGATGTTTGGTTTATCAATGATGGAAGCGTCGGACGTCCCAAAGATGGAGACTGGAGAGCGGGATGGGTGTTGCTTACCATTCTGGATAATCACGCTCTCCAAATCGAATTGAGAAGGTGTGAATACGATCTCGAAATTCTCAAAACTTCCTATGCAAATTCCAAGCTCCCAACCAAATATTATCTTGATCTTTTACCAAATAAAGTTTTGTAA
- the aseR gene encoding HTH-type transcriptional repressor AseR, whose protein sequence is MKEFITITKALSDVNRVRILLALDGRELCVCQLIVLLGLAPSTVSKHLWILKQAGLVDLRKEGRWSYYHINYESPSELILQAINWTITSNRSSPLIMKDNKRLQEILKMKLDELCQSIPGPTTH, encoded by the coding sequence GTGAAAGAGTTCATTACCATAACCAAAGCGCTTTCTGATGTAAATCGAGTACGGATCCTATTGGCTTTAGACGGTCGGGAATTATGTGTTTGTCAGCTTATCGTTCTCCTTGGACTTGCACCATCGACAGTATCCAAACATTTATGGATACTCAAACAAGCCGGATTGGTTGATTTACGAAAAGAAGGCCGTTGGTCTTACTATCACATAAACTATGAAAGTCCTTCTGAACTCATATTACAGGCGATAAATTGGACCATTACATCGAATCGATCCAGCCCTCTTATTATGAAAGACAATAAAAGACTACAGGAAATTCTAAAAATGAAACTTGATGAGTTGTGTCAAAGTATACCTGGACCTACCACTCATTAA
- the ampH gene encoding D-alanyl-D-alanine-carboxypeptidase/endopeptidase AmpH precursor: protein MRKNKSKLLMTNSSFFMFFIIICILLISVSALASEKINPPDQETLQKILADFEAYAEQSRKDWGIPGMAISIVQGDKMIYANGFGVKKQGEDDPVNENTIFQIGSTSKAFTAALVAMMVDEGKLNWKDKVIDYLPDFMMYDPWVTREFLIDDVMAQHSGMPGYASDLLSFIGFDRKHIIHSICYIQPISSFRSEFAYMNNLFLVAAALVEEISGKTWEENLRERILDPLGMNNTTYTQNGFVQSSNVAYLHQNKNGQAFVLPMDWQYIDWVYVYGPAGGINSNVVDMAKWIILQLNEGVYDQKQLISKENVKYMHSAKTIIQDEKFPGRNYYDLAWVTTDNEPYPTFIWHTGGTSGIKSLIQLIPQIQLGFAILTNMADTKLPEALIKRFIDLYLGNPLKDWSTENLKEAKAAQSQSDELPDIPKEKPLPLEAYTGKYENPVYGEAVVNIEGDNLVFTIGPKQTKIVFSPWNRDTFMVSIPDYLDVGGFVHFQIDPLGKASKMVVDMLNEGNIGSFNRIEDK, encoded by the coding sequence ATGAGAAAAAACAAGTCTAAACTACTTATGACTAATTCTTCATTTTTCATGTTTTTTATTATAATTTGTATATTGTTAATTTCGGTATCTGCTTTAGCCAGCGAAAAAATAAATCCTCCCGATCAAGAAACTTTACAGAAAATTCTTGCTGATTTCGAAGCTTATGCAGAACAAAGTCGAAAAGATTGGGGTATCCCAGGAATGGCTATATCCATCGTCCAAGGGGATAAAATGATTTATGCTAATGGATTTGGAGTAAAAAAACAAGGTGAAGACGATCCGGTTAATGAAAATACCATTTTTCAAATTGGTTCAACATCAAAAGCTTTTACTGCTGCACTTGTTGCTATGATGGTCGACGAAGGAAAATTAAATTGGAAAGACAAAGTAATCGACTATTTACCAGATTTTATGATGTATGATCCCTGGGTAACCAGAGAATTCCTAATTGATGATGTCATGGCTCAACATAGCGGAATGCCTGGATATGCAAGCGACTTGCTTTCATTTATTGGGTTTGATCGAAAACATATCATCCATTCCATCTGTTATATTCAACCCATAAGCAGTTTTCGTAGTGAATTTGCTTATATGAACAATCTATTTCTAGTGGCAGCTGCCCTGGTTGAAGAGATTTCAGGGAAAACTTGGGAAGAGAATTTGCGTGAAAGAATATTAGATCCATTAGGCATGAATAATACTACCTATACTCAGAACGGTTTTGTTCAATCCTCAAATGTCGCCTACCTCCATCAAAATAAAAACGGTCAAGCGTTCGTCCTCCCCATGGATTGGCAATATATAGATTGGGTTTACGTCTATGGACCGGCGGGAGGAATCAATTCGAATGTTGTTGATATGGCAAAATGGATAATTCTTCAACTTAACGAAGGAGTATATGATCAAAAACAGCTTATTAGCAAAGAGAATGTTAAATACATGCATTCTGCAAAAACCATCATCCAAGATGAAAAATTTCCCGGAAGAAATTATTATGATTTAGCCTGGGTAACGACTGATAATGAGCCTTATCCTACTTTTATCTGGCACACTGGAGGTACTTCTGGAATAAAGTCATTGATACAATTAATACCCCAGATTCAATTAGGATTTGCAATTCTCACCAATATGGCAGATACAAAGCTTCCAGAAGCACTGATAAAAAGATTTATCGATCTCTATTTAGGAAACCCCCTTAAAGATTGGAGTACTGAAAACCTGAAAGAAGCCAAAGCAGCCCAATCCCAGAGTGACGAGTTACCCGACATTCCAAAAGAAAAACCTCTCCCCTTAGAAGCCTATACTGGAAAATACGAAAATCCGGTATATGGTGAAGCAGTGGTTAACATAGAAGGAGACAACTTAGTATTTACTATTGGTCCTAAACAAACCAAAATAGTTTTTTCACCCTGGAACCGAGATACCTTCATGGTTTCTATTCCGGATTATTTGGATGTAGGCGGGTTTGTCCATTTTCAAATTGATCCTTTAGGGAAGGCGAGTAAAATGGTTGTTGATATGCTCAACGAAGGCAATATTGGCAGCTTTAATCGGATAGAGGATAAATAA
- the ycgJ_2 gene encoding putative methyltransferase YcgJ — protein sequence MNNQKNSSDNYDLREIVRKAYGEVAQQDKSCCGSSCCGNTSAEFVATNLGYQQEELSILPDGANMGLSCGNPVAIALLQPGEVVLDLGAGGGFDVFISAKKVGSAGRVIGVDMTPDMVDKARRNTLSFKALSGLDNVEFRLGEIEHLPIADESIDVVISNCVINLSPDKAQVWREIARVLKPGGRVSVSDLALLKPLPEAVRESVRALVGCIAGAVLIEETREMIHSAGLFIVDCKMNSDFIDQMSTWSDPLYVEISKHLPPETKPGDYVTSLNVTAKKL from the coding sequence ATGAATAACCAAAAAAATTCGTCTGATAATTATGACCTGCGAGAAATTGTCCGTAAAGCATATGGTGAGGTTGCCCAACAGGATAAATCCTGCTGTGGATCATCCTGCTGTGGGAATACATCAGCTGAATTTGTAGCAACTAACTTAGGGTATCAACAGGAAGAGCTTTCCATTCTTCCAGATGGAGCGAATATGGGATTATCTTGTGGTAATCCAGTGGCGATTGCCTTACTTCAACCAGGAGAAGTGGTTCTGGATCTTGGTGCTGGTGGTGGTTTTGACGTCTTTATCTCAGCGAAAAAGGTTGGATCTGCTGGGCGGGTCATTGGTGTTGATATGACACCGGATATGGTTGATAAGGCACGACGGAATACCCTCTCCTTCAAAGCATTGAGTGGTTTGGATAACGTTGAATTTCGCCTGGGAGAGATTGAACATCTGCCTATAGCGGATGAAAGTATTGATGTAGTAATATCAAATTGTGTTATTAATCTCTCACCGGATAAAGCCCAGGTTTGGCGAGAAATAGCACGGGTATTGAAACCGGGTGGCCGAGTTTCAGTCTCCGATCTCGCGCTTTTGAAGCCATTGCCGGAAGCGGTTCGAGAATCAGTAAGAGCATTGGTTGGCTGCATTGCGGGAGCAGTATTAATTGAAGAAACCAGGGAGATGATTCACTCTGCTGGATTGTTTATTGTCGATTGTAAAATGAACTCTGATTTTATTGATCAAATGTCCACCTGGTCTGATCCTTTATACGTTGAGATTTCCAAACACTTACCCCCCGAGACAAAACCTGGTGATTATGTGACGAGTCTTAATGTCACTGCAAAGAAGCTATAG